One window from the genome of Planctomycetia bacterium encodes:
- a CDS encoding acyl-CoA carboxylase subunit beta, with protein sequence MRELVAKIETEAKQIVLGGGKKAIERQHEKGRLTARERINKLCDHEGKKVKFLELGLWAAWGMYEEWGGAPSAGVVTGVGTVEKRRVMIIANDATVKAGAFFPMTAKKVLRAQRIAQANHLPLVYLVDSAGVFLPLQDEVFPDEDDFGRIFRNNAVFSADGLPQYSAIMGNCVAGGGYLPVLCDKLLMTEGSGLYLAGPALVKAAIGQTVDHEDLGGAKMHASISGTIDFREADDESCIKRLRRLIALLPASYAVPEQPFEPATKPVEEINTIIDIDGRKEYDVRDLITGHLVDGGVFDEYKAEFGQTLVCGYAKIGGIPVGIIANQKKRSKNSKGALEYGGVIYVDAADKAARFIMDCNQTRTALLFLQDVNGFMVGRDSEQAGIIKAGAKLVNAISNSVVPKITVILAGSYGAGNYALCGKAFDPRFIFAWPTCKYAVMGGAQAANTLLDVQVSALKRQGKNPEAEELEELRKKVKAAYDEKTDVRYAASRLWVDGILDPEHTRDVLIEAFQVASRVDEGKPFKTGVLQV encoded by the coding sequence ATGCGTGAACTGGTAGCGAAAATAGAGACCGAGGCAAAGCAGATTGTCCTGGGTGGCGGCAAGAAAGCGATCGAAAGGCAGCATGAAAAAGGGCGACTGACCGCTCGCGAACGCATTAACAAACTGTGCGACCATGAAGGCAAGAAAGTCAAGTTTCTGGAACTCGGTTTATGGGCTGCCTGGGGCATGTATGAAGAATGGGGCGGCGCTCCGTCGGCAGGTGTGGTGACTGGCGTCGGCACGGTGGAAAAGCGGCGGGTGATGATCATCGCCAACGATGCAACGGTCAAGGCTGGTGCGTTCTTTCCGATGACCGCCAAAAAGGTGCTCCGTGCCCAGCGAATTGCCCAAGCGAACCATTTGCCTCTCGTCTACCTGGTTGATTCGGCGGGCGTGTTTCTGCCTTTGCAGGATGAGGTATTTCCGGATGAAGATGACTTCGGCAGAATATTCCGCAACAACGCGGTCTTTTCCGCGGATGGTTTGCCGCAGTATTCGGCGATCATGGGCAACTGCGTAGCGGGCGGAGGCTACCTGCCTGTGCTGTGCGATAAGTTGCTGATGACGGAAGGTTCAGGTTTGTATCTGGCCGGCCCGGCACTCGTGAAAGCTGCCATCGGGCAGACGGTGGATCACGAAGACCTGGGCGGGGCGAAGATGCATGCCTCCATTTCAGGCACCATTGATTTCCGTGAAGCGGACGATGAAAGCTGCATCAAGCGGCTGCGTCGACTGATTGCCCTGCTGCCCGCCAGCTATGCGGTGCCTGAACAACCTTTTGAGCCAGCCACCAAACCAGTGGAAGAGATCAACACCATCATCGATATTGATGGTCGCAAGGAATACGACGTTCGTGACCTGATCACCGGCCACCTGGTCGATGGTGGCGTGTTTGATGAATACAAAGCCGAGTTTGGCCAGACGCTGGTGTGTGGCTACGCAAAGATTGGCGGCATTCCAGTCGGTATCATCGCCAATCAAAAAAAACGGAGCAAGAATTCCAAGGGTGCGCTCGAATACGGCGGAGTGATTTATGTCGACGCTGCGGACAAAGCTGCCCGCTTCATCATGGACTGTAACCAGACCCGTACCGCGCTGCTCTTTCTGCAGGATGTCAATGGCTTCATGGTCGGTCGCGATTCGGAGCAGGCCGGTATCATCAAGGCGGGTGCCAAGCTGGTGAATGCGATCTCCAACAGCGTGGTGCCGAAGATCACAGTGATCCTCGCTGGTTCTTATGGAGCAGGCAACTATGCCCTATGTGGCAAAGCATTTGATCCACGGTTCATCTTTGCATGGCCTACGTGCAAGTATGCGGTGATGGGTGGCGCCCAGGCGGCCAACACGCTGCTGGATGTTCAGGTTAGCGCTCTGAAACGGCAAGGCAAGAACCCTGAAGCGGAGGAACTGGAAGAACTTCGCAAGAAAGTCAAAGCAGCTTATGATGAGAAAACCGATGTGCGATATGCCGCTTCGCGGTTATGGGTCGATGGCATTCTTGATCCTGAACACACGCGGGATGTGCTGATTGAAGCGTTCCAGGTCGCCAGCCGGGTGGATGAAGGCAAGCCGTTTAAGACGGGAGTGCTGCAAGTATAG
- a CDS encoding TlpA family protein disulfide reductase gives MKRLEGKPFVIIGVNSDTYNDGFKKNMEKHQVTWRSFKNEREGDAGAIATQWNVRGWPTLYLIDHQGIIRNKWLGSPGDKVLDEAIETLVKNAEAETKK, from the coding sequence GTGAAACGCCTCGAAGGTAAGCCCTTTGTCATCATCGGCGTCAATTCCGATACCTATAACGATGGCTTCAAGAAGAACATGGAGAAACATCAGGTCACTTGGCGTTCGTTCAAAAACGAAAGAGAAGGGGACGCTGGTGCGATTGCAACACAATGGAACGTCCGCGGCTGGCCCACGCTCTATCTGATCGATCACCAGGGCATCATCCGCAACAAGTGGCTAGGCAGCCCCGGCGACAAAGTGCTCGATGAAGCCATCGAAACGCTTGTCAAGAATGCCGAGGCGGAGACGAAGAAATAA
- a CDS encoding methyltransferase domain-containing protein: MSGPSPALFFDTLSAYQRTEALKAGIELGIFTQIARGHQTAAQLAMACQAAERGVRILADTLTIIGFLNKEGERYSLTPDSQVFLDKQSHAYLGGAVQFMLAPNLKEGFYQLTAAVKRGGTAISEEGTVSHDNPIWVDFAQAMGPLMTLPAELLTKLAGDVTDKPLRVLDVAAGHGMFGIAFARRFPKATVTALDWPNVLKVAQANARQAGVEERYTLNPGSAFDVNWGGPYDVVLLTNFLHHFDKPTCEQLAAKAHQALAPGGCAITLEFIPEEDRISPPSTASFALVMLASTARGDAYTYAELEQMFARCGFARSEFHPLPPTNQQAVVSYKR, translated from the coding sequence ATGAGTGGTCCATCGCCAGCATTGTTTTTTGATACCCTCAGTGCCTATCAGCGGACCGAAGCCCTGAAGGCAGGCATCGAACTCGGAATTTTCACACAGATTGCACGGGGACATCAGACGGCGGCACAGCTTGCTATGGCGTGCCAAGCAGCCGAGCGTGGCGTTCGCATTCTTGCCGACACCCTGACGATTATCGGGTTTCTGAACAAAGAGGGAGAACGCTATTCGCTGACGCCTGATTCACAGGTGTTTCTGGATAAGCAGTCACATGCGTATCTTGGTGGTGCGGTGCAATTCATGCTGGCGCCAAATTTGAAAGAAGGTTTCTACCAGTTGACTGCAGCGGTGAAACGCGGGGGTACAGCTATCTCCGAAGAGGGTACCGTCTCGCATGATAACCCGATCTGGGTCGATTTTGCCCAAGCCATGGGCCCGCTCATGACTTTGCCTGCAGAATTACTGACGAAACTGGCAGGTGATGTGACAGACAAGCCTTTGCGCGTGCTCGATGTTGCAGCAGGGCATGGCATGTTCGGTATTGCCTTTGCCAGGCGATTTCCCAAGGCGACGGTGACGGCGCTCGACTGGCCCAACGTGCTGAAGGTTGCTCAGGCAAATGCCCGGCAGGCGGGTGTAGAAGAGCGGTACACTTTGAACCCCGGCAGTGCTTTTGATGTAAACTGGGGCGGACCTTACGATGTGGTGCTGCTGACCAATTTCCTGCATCACTTTGATAAGCCAACATGCGAGCAACTCGCTGCGAAGGCTCATCAGGCACTGGCGCCAGGCGGATGTGCCATCACGCTCGAGTTTATCCCAGAAGAAGATCGCATCTCGCCACCTTCTACCGCGAGCTTTGCCCTGGTCATGCTGGCCAGCACGGCACGAGGCGATGCATACACCTATGCAGAATTGGAGCAGATGTTCGCCCGATGCGGCTTCGCTCGAAGCGAATTCCACCCTCTTCCACCCACTAATCAGCAGGCTGTGGTGTCATACAAACGATGA